Proteins from a single region of Ziziphus jujuba cultivar Dongzao chromosome 1, ASM3175591v1:
- the LOC125419731 gene encoding putative pinene synthase, with protein sequence MSIQQVSALTQNNKRRFADFDPSVWGDYFLSHSSTETVPIDAMREQVEELKEEVKELLLDSQKQPLQKLELIESIQRLGVAYHFEREIGGILENMHHSYSDGFFDGEHGHEHDDLYEVALCFRLLRQHRYYISCGMVSL encoded by the exons ATGTCGATCCAGCAGGTTTCAGCTTTAACCCAAAATAATAAACGTCGCTTTGCAGATTTTGATCCCAGCGTTTGGGGTGATTATTTCTTGTCCCACAGCTCTacg GAAACGGTGCCGATAGATGCAATGAGGGAACAAGTTGAAGAATTGAAGGAGGAAGTGAAAGAATTGCTATTGGATTCTCAAAAGCAACCATTGCAAAAGTTGGAGTTGATTGAATCAATCCAACGTTTGGGAGTAGCCTACCATTTTGAGAGGGAGATTGGTGGAATATTAGAAAACATGCACCACAGCTACTCTGATGGCTTTTTTGATGGAGAGCATGGGCATGAGCATGATGACCTTTACGAAGTTGCTCTTTGCTTTCGTTTGCTTAGGCAACATCGTTATTATATATCATGTGGTATGGTCTCTCTGTAA